Below is a window of Janthinobacterium lividum DNA.
GGCGCCTGTTGCCGGTCCAGCATGCCGTAATCGCGCACCACGGAGGCGATGCGCAGCCGGTAGTCGTCGAATACGCCCTGCCGGCCGGCCGATTGCGCCGCCCGGTGCGCTTCCAGCTGCCGCCACTGCGCCAGCGCCGCCTCGTCGCGAAAAAACGAGAGCGACAATAATTTACCCGGCTCGCTCAGGCTGCTGAAGCGCTCGATGGAAATGAAACCATCGACTTCATCTAGCAGGGGCCGCAGCGCAGCGGCCAGGTCCAGGTACTGCTGGCGCCCTTCCGCGCTAGGCCAGACTTCAAATATCACGGCAATCATTTCATTTCTCGTGGGCTAAAGACAGGGATGCGCGCGTTCAGTGACGGCAAATAACTCCACGCCAGCGGCATGTCTTCCAGCCCATCGGCCCACGCTTGCAGGCATGCCGTGGCGATGGCGTGCGCGATGGCCTGGCCCGGACAGACGTGGCGGCCATGGCCAAAACCTGACTCCGCATGGCCGACGCTGGCCAGCACCACGACGATCATTTGCCCGGCCGGCACGCGCACGCCATTGAACTCCACGTCTTCCTCCGTATAGCGGCGCGTGTTGTGGATGGCTGGATCATGCCGGCTGACTTCGCGCAGCATGGCTGGCCACAGCTGCGGTGCTGCGCGCAGTTGCGGCAGTAAATCCGCTTGGGTGCGCAGGGCCACGACAGCATTGCCCAGCAAGCCAGCCGTGGCGTCGCAGGTCTGCGACAGCAGCCCCACGAGGTTGGCCAGCACGCCGCCCGAGGCTCGCCAGCCCAGGGCATCCGCCTCTGCCACGACCTTGGCCAGCAAGCTGCCGGACCGCGCATCGCCCTCACGCAGCAATCGGCTAAAGCTTTGCAGCAAGGCATCGGCAGCCACCTGCGCG
It encodes the following:
- a CDS encoding cytochrome P450; translated protein: MPLDYPADPFFAVTHAAPYDYYRRLADGPPLRFDAALDCWLATGAAGVRAVLEHPACRVRPAGLAVPHNLAGTPCGAIFAELVRMNEGERHAVPKQVLAHALGQVDLARLQGRAMHLAGDCLPDSAAQLNDAMFELPLFAMADLLGFAPAQWPALAAWTRAFVACLSPLSNAVQLAGAQVAADALLQSFSRLLREGDARSGSLLAKVVAEADALGWRASGGVLANLVGLLSQTCDATAGLLGNAVVALRTQADLLPQLRAAPQLWPAMLREVSRHDPAIHNTRRYTEEDVEFNGVRVPAGQMIVVVLASVGHAESGFGHGRHVCPGQAIAHAIATACLQAWADGLEDMPLAWSYLPSLNARIPVFSPREMK
- a CDS encoding antibiotic biosynthesis monooxygenase — translated: MIAVIFEVWPSAEGRQQYLDLAAALRPLLDEVDGFISIERFSSLSEPGKLLSLSFFRDEAALAQWRQLEAHRAAQSAGRQGVFDDYRLRIASVVRDYGMLDRQQAPADSRQRHEVSGAARPA